One segment of Panicum virgatum strain AP13 chromosome 3K, P.virgatum_v5, whole genome shotgun sequence DNA contains the following:
- the LOC120699045 gene encoding transcription factor MYB77-like, with amino-acid sequence MVVLPGGEAGGAGSGGAPAGSGGGAARVKGSWTPEEDDLLRRAVTRHGARNWSVISAEIPGRSGKSCRLRWCNQLSPGVERRAFTPEEDALIVSAHAQYGNKWATIARMLHGRTDNSVKNHWNSTLRRHRRAAAAAANGGGLQLRPLAAAAAAAAAGPPPVPLRHLLAESAPAPPVVPFQPLDLKREDDGDDEEEDDEDEDGSSEDSVLMAPPKKRPCLGAGHTTHPSLLGAVKPPPEHTKPQPPTPAAEPVTSLTLSLPGGGGTVSETPAPRGAAAVSSVDGAAKMRAKLEQDWPWLLPVIRQMIGEEVQRHLQGASVQACSLVASPAGGAGAADGQD; translated from the coding sequence AGGGGTCGTGGACGCCCGAGGAGGACGACCTGCTGCGGCGCGCCGTGACGCGGCACGGAGCGCGGAACTGGAGCGTCATCAGCGCGGAGATCCCGGGCCGGTCGGGCAAGTCGTGCCGGCTGCGGTGGTGCAACCAGCTCAGCCCCGGCGTGGAGCGCCGCGCCTTCACGCCGGAGGAGGACGCCCTCATCGTCTCCGCGCACGCGCAGTACGGCAACAAGTGGGCCACCATCGCGCGGATGCTGCACGGCCGCACCGACAACTCCGTCAAGAACCACTGGAACTCcacgctgcgccgccaccgcagggccgcggcggcggcggccaacggCGGCGGGTTGCAGCTGCGcccgctcgcggcggcggcggcggcggcggcggcgggccctcCGCCCGTCCCGCTCCGGCATCTGTTGGCggagtcggcgccggcgccccccgTCGTCCCGTTCCAGCCCCTGGATCTCAAGCgggaggacgacggcgacgacgaggaggaagatgacgaggacgaggacggaAGCAGCGAGGACTCCGTGCTCATGGCGCCGCCCAAGAAGCGCCCTTGCCTCGGCGCCGGCCACACTACGCATCCTTCTCTGCTGGGTGCAGTaaagccgccgccggagcacacCAAGCCTCAGCCACCGACCCCGGCCGCCGAACCGGTCACGTCGCTCACCCTCAGCctgccaggcggcggcgggactgtCTCCGAGACCCCGGCACcgcgcggcgctgcggcggtgtCGAGCGTGGATGGAGCTGCGAAGATGCGGGCGAAGCTGGAGCAGGACTGGCCGTGGCTGCTGCCCGTGATTCGGCAGATgatcggcgaggaggtgcaGCGACACCTGCAGGGGGCGAGCGTGCAGGCCTGCTCGCTCGTCGCGTCGCCggcgggcggggccggcgccgccgacggccaGGACTGA